From a region of the Corallococcus coralloides DSM 2259 genome:
- a CDS encoding DUF790 family protein gives MLTRELLASRVREGILRPSFVKTHDPSLQALAKELLADAETFRGQSRDDVEESFSLKAGAFSRPKVARGLVKLLLDRLLFDEAGEGATEARWRTLLVGAKVLRTLPPDTTLEAYEARLTEALDAPLPDTREALYSDLPGNRKLLGWDGEALTPQGLLDRYNLALAQGPLLNARRLTLRARSPELLRVRKLLRWLKFCRLVAEVRRDGEDWSLEVEGPGAMLALQKKYGLQLASFLSVVPILERWELSAVLEDARKRSTLQLSNEDPLVSPLPAALGHVPPEVTALAEGFEDAAWELDLTPLPRHTGAAGLCVPDLTFRHRKTGQEVALELFHPWHAAPLSRRLAELRARPDAGLLLGVDRALAKEAAERQVLEDHPQVVLFNGFPSVRKLRERLARWDGTAKAG, from the coding sequence ATGCTGACGCGTGAGCTGCTCGCCTCGCGCGTGCGCGAAGGCATCCTGCGCCCTTCCTTCGTGAAGACGCACGACCCCTCCCTCCAGGCGCTCGCGAAGGAGCTGCTCGCGGACGCGGAGACCTTCCGGGGCCAGAGCCGCGACGACGTGGAGGAGTCCTTCAGCCTCAAGGCCGGCGCGTTCAGCCGCCCCAAGGTCGCGCGCGGGCTGGTGAAGCTGCTGCTCGACCGGCTCCTCTTCGACGAGGCGGGCGAAGGCGCCACGGAGGCGCGCTGGCGCACGCTGCTCGTGGGCGCGAAGGTGCTGCGGACCCTTCCGCCGGACACCACGCTGGAGGCCTACGAAGCGCGCCTCACCGAGGCCCTGGACGCGCCGCTTCCGGACACGCGCGAGGCGCTCTACTCGGACCTGCCCGGCAACCGGAAGCTGCTCGGGTGGGACGGCGAAGCGCTCACGCCGCAGGGGCTCCTGGACCGCTACAACCTGGCGCTCGCGCAGGGGCCGCTGCTCAACGCCCGGCGCCTCACCCTGCGCGCGCGGTCGCCGGAGCTCTTGCGCGTGCGCAAGCTGCTGCGCTGGTTGAAGTTCTGCCGGCTGGTGGCGGAGGTGCGGCGCGACGGCGAGGACTGGTCCCTGGAGGTGGAGGGCCCCGGCGCCATGCTGGCCCTGCAGAAGAAGTACGGCCTGCAGCTCGCGAGCTTCCTGTCCGTGGTCCCCATCCTGGAGCGCTGGGAGCTGTCCGCGGTGCTGGAGGACGCGCGCAAGCGCTCCACGCTCCAGCTTTCCAACGAGGATCCGCTGGTGTCCCCGCTGCCCGCGGCGCTGGGTCACGTGCCGCCGGAGGTGACCGCGCTGGCGGAAGGCTTCGAGGACGCGGCCTGGGAGCTGGACCTCACGCCCCTGCCCCGCCACACCGGCGCCGCCGGCCTGTGCGTGCCCGACCTCACCTTCCGCCACCGGAAGACGGGCCAGGAGGTCGCGCTGGAGCTGTTCCACCCGTGGCACGCGGCGCCGCTGTCACGCCGGCTGGCGGAGCTGCGCGCGCGTCCCGACGCGGGGCTGCTCCTGGGCGTGGACCGCGCGCTGGCGAAGGAGGCGGCGGAGCGGCAGGTGCTGGAGGATCACCCGCAGGTGGTGCTCTTCAACGGCTTTCCCTCCGTCCGGAAACTGAGGGAGCGGCTCGCGCGATGGGACGGCACGGCGAAGGCCGGATGA
- a CDS encoding helix-turn-helix transcriptional regulator — MEKTLASRLGGAARVARTRLNLTQADVAERIGIASEVYGRLERGHMLPSIQTFRRLCVVLSISADEALGLKPSQDVKWAAEPPSDYGESAELRRLLRRAKQLDRGSVRILSVLASQFKPRS; from the coding sequence ATGGAAAAGACCCTCGCATCCCGGCTCGGAGGCGCGGCCCGCGTCGCCCGCACCCGTCTGAACCTGACCCAGGCGGACGTGGCGGAGCGCATCGGCATCGCCAGTGAGGTCTACGGGCGCCTGGAGCGCGGCCACATGCTGCCCAGCATCCAGACCTTCCGCCGGTTGTGCGTGGTGCTGTCCATCTCCGCGGACGAGGCGCTGGGGCTCAAGCCGTCGCAGGACGTGAAGTGGGCCGCGGAGCCTCCGTCCGACTACGGCGAGTCCGCGGAGCTGCGCCGTCTCTTGCGCCGCGCGAAGCAACTGGACCGGGGCTCCGTCCGCATCCTCAGCGTGCTGGCCTCACAGTTCAAACCCAGGAGCTGA
- a CDS encoding histidine kinase has translation MREPSTPLPSFLFVDADPRALAALRRLSRHLPGDKRFALGVREAERLMGEAAPSVVVCGYGLPDGDGLCLLTCVRARHPRAACALHTTHPPSRGLREEGITWMDRAAPPQQVLALLASLS, from the coding sequence ATGCGAGAGCCCTCCACCCCCCTTCCCAGCTTCCTCTTCGTGGATGCGGATCCGCGTGCGCTGGCGGCGTTGCGGCGGCTCTCCAGGCACCTGCCCGGAGACAAGCGCTTCGCCCTGGGCGTGCGCGAAGCGGAGCGGCTGATGGGGGAAGCGGCGCCGTCCGTGGTGGTGTGCGGTTACGGCCTGCCGGATGGTGACGGGCTGTGCCTGCTCACGTGCGTGCGCGCCCGGCATCCGCGCGCCGCTTGCGCGCTGCACACCACGCATCCCCCGTCGCGCGGGCTGCGGGAGGAGGGCATCACCTGGATGGACCGCGCCGCGCCGCCGCAGCAGGTGCTGGCGCTCCTGGCGTCCTTGAGCTGA